Sequence from the Rutidosis leptorrhynchoides isolate AG116_Rl617_1_P2 chromosome 3, CSIRO_AGI_Rlap_v1, whole genome shotgun sequence genome:
tattaaaaaaaaaaaaaaaaaaaaaaaaaaaaaaaaattctttacaTAAATTGTTTAAAATACTAGAAGTAACATTCCAAGAGATCGGGACTATAGGTAAAATAAAATAAAGTTTGGAGGGTAGATAAGACAGTTCTAAACGACAAGGGATCATATATGTTACATGGTCCACGGAGTAGTAAATTAGCCCTAATTTGATACACAATTTCAACTCTAGGGTTCGAATTTTCCCTAATAATCACAATTACTCAAGTAATTGGCGCATAATTGCTTCAAAATCATTGTAATGGTAAACGAAACCGATGATCAGTTCATGTTAAAACCACCAGAATCCATACAATCTTCAGGTATGACCTTTTATCAATTATCATCAGaactctgtttttttttttttttcgtataCAAATCATCAGCAAGTAATGTAATGATTATGTTAGTATTTCAAATGCTGATTATATAACATGTATCATCACTTCAAATACACCTAAAATTGCATCTCAAAATTTCAAACTTTGTTAGTGTATCCTGCAGAAGATGAAGTGAAAAAATATAGTTATCAACAAAGGGAAGCTTTACCTGAAGAGCCTCGATGCGTCAAATGTAAGCGGTACGGCGAATACATATGCGATGAGACTGATGATGATGTCTGCAGCCTTGAATGTAAACAGAAACTTTTGCTTAGAATTAAACAACCCAAGTTACCAACTAGTCTCCCGATACCCTCTGTAAGATTGCCTGCAACCGATGAGTGCGTTTATGTTAAAGATGCTAACTTTAAATCAAACAATCAGTCGCTAAATACTGATCAAAAGGAACTGATTAGACGTAAGCTTGAGATTGTTGTAAAAGGAGATTGTGTTCCTGCTCCTGTGTTGTCTTTTAGTAATTGTGATATTCCGCAGAAGCTTTTACAGAATATCCAATCTGCTGGTTATGAGATCCCGACACCTGTTCAAATGCAGGCGATTCCTGCTGCTTTGACTGGTCAAAGCCTGCTTGTTTCAGCCGAAACTGGTTCAGGGAAAACCGCAGCTTATTTAGTTCCAATAGTCTCTTATTGTGCGAAATTTAGGAATCGAGTGGGTATGAACGGAAAAAACCCGTTAGCGATTGTGTTGACGCCGACTAGGGAACTTTGCGTGCAAGTTGAGGAACAAGCAAAATTGCTCGGAAAAGGTTTGCCGTTTAAAACGGCGTTAGTTGTAGGCGGTGACGCGATGCCTAGACAGATTCATCGTGTACGTAATGGAATAGAAATGATTGTTGGTACGCCTGGCAGGCTTATCGATCTTCTAACTAAATATGACGTTGAGCTAGATAATGTTTCTATGTTTGTCATAGATGAAGTTGACTGCATGCTCGAAAAAGGCTTTCGTGAACAGGTTATGCAGATTTATCAAGCTTTATCACAACCTCAAGTGTTATTATATTCTGCAACGGTGACAATTGAAGTAGAGAAGATGGCGGGTTCATTAGCAAAAGAG
This genomic interval carries:
- the LOC139896137 gene encoding DEAD-box ATP-dependent RNA helicase 41 isoform X1; translated protein: MVNETDDQFMLKPPESIQSSVYPAEDEVKKYSYQQREALPEEPRCVKCKRYGEYICDETDDDVCSLECKQKLLLRIKQPKLPTSLPIPSVRLPATDECVYVKDANFKSNNQSLNTDQKELIRRKLEIVVKGDCVPAPVLSFSNCDIPQKLLQNIQSAGYEIPTPVQMQAIPAALTGQSLLVSAETGSGKTAAYLVPIVSYCAKFRNRVGMNGKNPLAIVLTPTRELCVQVEEQAKLLGKGLPFKTALVVGGDAMPRQIHRVRNGIEMIVGTPGRLIDLLTKYDVELDNVSMFVIDEVDCMLEKGFREQVMQIYQALSQPQVLLYSATVTIEVEKMAGSLAKEVNVVTVGKLNKPNQAVKQVVIWVESKRKKQKLFDVLTRKQHFMPPVIVFVGSRVGADLLSEAITVTTGLKASAIHGEKRMKERREIISSFLLGEISVVVATGILGRGIDLLHVRQVIVFDMPNSIKEYIHQIGRASRMGEEGNSIVFVNEENRNLFPELIGMLKSSGAVIPREILNSKFLTASLPSKRDNRKRKVGY
- the LOC139896137 gene encoding DEAD-box ATP-dependent RNA helicase 41 isoform X2, which gives rise to MVNETDDQFMLKPPESIQSSEDEVKKYSYQQREALPEEPRCVKCKRYGEYICDETDDDVCSLECKQKLLLRIKQPKLPTSLPIPSVRLPATDECVYVKDANFKSNNQSLNTDQKELIRRKLEIVVKGDCVPAPVLSFSNCDIPQKLLQNIQSAGYEIPTPVQMQAIPAALTGQSLLVSAETGSGKTAAYLVPIVSYCAKFRNRVGMNGKNPLAIVLTPTRELCVQVEEQAKLLGKGLPFKTALVVGGDAMPRQIHRVRNGIEMIVGTPGRLIDLLTKYDVELDNVSMFVIDEVDCMLEKGFREQVMQIYQALSQPQVLLYSATVTIEVEKMAGSLAKEVNVVTVGKLNKPNQAVKQVVIWVESKRKKQKLFDVLTRKQHFMPPVIVFVGSRVGADLLSEAITVTTGLKASAIHGEKRMKERREIISSFLLGEISVVVATGILGRGIDLLHVRQVIVFDMPNSIKEYIHQIGRASRMGEEGNSIVFVNEENRNLFPELIGMLKSSGAVIPREILNSKFLTASLPSKRDNRKRKVGY